CTGCACAACTTCTTAAATTTGAGCAAACTTTGGAATTATGTCAAGAAAATGGACACTGAAAAAGAGAATACGGTCAAAAAATAAATGAATAAATCAAAGAGCGCAGGCAAGATGCGAAAGACATTCATAAAGAATTTTTTTAGGATAAGAAGCGCTCTTTTCGACGACTTGATACCGATATTCAAAGTTATCCGGTGAAAGGTACTCATTGTTTGAGTGGCGACGAACTGAGTTATAGAAAGAAGAAATGAACCAGTTTATTTTATGAGTGGCTTCTTCTTTTGTTCTGAAAGAATGCCGGTACACCCATTCTTTCTTGAGAGTCGCAAAGAAAGATTCCATACAAGCATTGTCATAGGGGTTGCCGCACCTACTCATACTACTTTTTGCCTTGATACTTTCTAACTTGTCGCGGTATTTATTCGAAGCGTATTGGCTTCCACGGTCCGAATGATGGATTAAATTGCTACCAGGATTGCGGAATAAGATGGCCATTTCAAGAGCTGCCAGTGGGCCTTCGGTCCGCATGTGATCAGTCACTTCCCAGCCTATGATTTTACGCGAATAAAGGTCCATGACACTGGACAGATATACCCACCCCTCACTCGTCCAGATATAGGTCAAATCGGATACCCACACCTGGTTTGGTTTTTTAACTTTAAAATTTTGGCGCAGAAGATTACGAGATACAGGATAGGCATGATCCGAATCTGTTGTGATGACAAAGTTTTTCTGCTTGCACGCGTATAATCCCAATTCCGCCATGAGACGGCCCACGGTTTTCTCCGATACGTTATAACCGGCTTCTTCCATATCTTTCTTAATGCGAGGAGCGCCATAGGTGCCGAAACTTTGGTGGAAAGAGTGTGTAATATCTATCTTCAGGTTCTCGCGAGACTGTTGCGTTTCGGTCAGTCCGCGCTCTTTCGTGGTAAGCCAATTGTAATATCCGCTCTTCGATACCCCCAAAGCTTCGCACATCCCCACAATTGAGAATTCACCTCGGTGGGCAGCCATAAACTGGAATTTTAATCCGGACTTTGCGTGAAGACATGCATCGCTTTTTTTAGGATGGCATTCTGTTCTTCTAGTTTGGCAATTTGCTTATCTCGTTCCCGTATTTCTTTTTCAAAGTCGCTCACAGTTTTAAATCCCGCCTTTGGCGATGGATTCTGAGGCTGAGGCTTAAAAACGGATTGGTTTTTCTTATACATACCAACCCATTTCTGAAGTGTGGAGTGAGAGATGTTCAATTCTCGGGCAAGTTCGGTGACTTTTCGCTTGTCTTCAACGACTAGACGACAAAGATAATCTTTATATTCTGGATCGAGATATTTACCAACCATCATGAACACATCCTTTTTTTGATTAACCCTATTATAATAAAAAAATGGCGGAGTTGCTGTGTCCACTATTTAGACTACCTCAAACTTGTGCAGACTTTGGTTACTTAAACTAAAAAAGCATCCACCATCCCTTGTTAAAGGAATAGCGGATGCTTTTAAAATTTCTTATTCTGCTTCTGTTTCTGGAACCAATGCTTCTGGGAATTCTGTACGGACGATGTCTGCACAGCGCTCACATAGTGTAGGCGCATCTTCGATTGTTCCCACTTCGGGTTTGATTGCACGACAACGTTGGCATGTTTCGCCTTCTGCATGTGCAACTTCAACACGAATTGCTTCAGCTTGATCTGCTTGAACAACATCCAATTGCGATACAATTAAGAGTTGTGCGAGATCAGAATCTTTACTGA
This genomic interval from Jeotgalibaca porci contains the following:
- a CDS encoding IS3 family transposase, translated to MAAHRGEFSIVGMCEALGVSKSGYYNWLTTKERGLTETQQSRENLKIDITHSFHQSFGTYGAPRIKKDMEEAGYNVSEKTVGRLMAELGLYACKQKNFVITTDSDHAYPVSRNLLRQNFKVKKPNQVWVSDLTYIWTSEGWVYLSSVMDLYSRKIIGWEVTDHMRTEGPLAALEMAILFRNPGSNLIHHSDRGSQYASNKYRDKLESIKAKSSMSRCGNPYDNACMESFFATLKKEWVYRHSFRTKEEATHKINWFISSFYNSVRRHSNNEYLSPDNFEYRYQVVEKSASYPKKILYECLSHLACAL
- a CDS encoding transposase — its product is MMVGKYLDPEYKDYLCRLVVEDKRKVTELARELNISHSTLQKWVGMYKKNQSVFKPQPQNPSPKAGFKTVSDFEKEIRERDKQIAKLEEQNAILKKAMHVFTQSPD